TTACGCCGAATGATAAAAGCCGAATTTAGTACAATTATAAATACGAGTATTAATCAAACTTTATCTAGAACCACTTTAACTGCTTTTACGACATTTATTATTGCTTTTGTCTTATATTTATTTGGCGCAGCCACAATTAAGGATTTTGCTAAAGTTATTAGTTTTGGTATTATTATTGGAACTTATTCGGCAATTTTCATTGGTGCGCCATTAGTTGCTGAATGGGAAAAACATTTTCCAATGCGTCGCCGAAGGTAATAAACGATAATATATTACTTAAAACTAATTGTTAGGTTGTCCCGTAACTGAAATCAAAATTATCATTTATCTTGATGGCTTCATATTAAAGGTTTATACAGAGTAAAAGTAAAATGTTGACTGCTTCCAATAAACAATTAACTTTTGGCCAGTGGCTTTGTATAATCATAGGAACTGTTTTCTTTTCCGGTTATTTTCCAATTGCGCCCGCAACATTTTCCAGTCTTTTGTCAGTATTTCTGGTCATTTTGTTGTCAAAAAAAATTCAAATTTATGTGCTGGTTATGATGGGCATAATTATTCTCGGTTCGCTCATTGCCGGTAAATTAGAAAAAATCTGGTCTAAGGATGCCCGTCGCATTACAATTGATGAATGCGCAGGAATAATGGTTACTTATTTTTATCTACCAGGGATAATCAACGACACTAAACATATTAACTGGTTGTTATTGGCAATAGGATTTGTGCTTTTTAGAGTGTTTGATATCGTTAAACCATTATATATTAAAACTTCTGAAAGAATCACTGGCGGATTCGGTATAATGTTGGACGATGTGATATCTGGTATTTATAGTAATATAATCTTAAGAATTATTCTATTAATCTTTCCTGCGCTAAAATATTAATCAATATGCTAAACGCACAAATTATTATTATTGGTAA
Above is a window of candidate division WOR-3 bacterium DNA encoding:
- a CDS encoding phosphatidylglycerophosphatase A gives rise to the protein MLTASNKQLTFGQWLCIIIGTVFFSGYFPIAPATFSSLLSVFLVILLSKKIQIYVLVMMGIIILGSLIAGKLEKIWSKDARRITIDECAGIMVTYFYLPGIINDTKHINWLLLAIGFVLFRVFDIVKPLYIKTSERITGGFGIMLDDVISGIYSNIILRIILLIFPALKY